One region of Zingiber officinale cultivar Zhangliang chromosome 7B, Zo_v1.1, whole genome shotgun sequence genomic DNA includes:
- the LOC122005703 gene encoding uncharacterized protein LOC122005703 isoform X2, producing the protein MCSMELNDCEEMVKVLGACLSQIRWRLRSSTRRRLETDILALCTRLRPAVLVDYGGIMPKLQENLSSLLLLAKKQSSTLHHLRVMILDDMVYIVNVEELAEHVFLSLSSGQKLILVDLEQWPLKILSPTEANDIASQLFSIQKLFSTVFRVGVDKESCIKEKHSAIQIADPIDLSSFLHDARITLPSLNGWLLGYPITYLFSKEYAEKATLHLSTKSLRIFKIMVSRQQASGSQLYETELMSFTVPCDMSQRLDKEPWIAAFLSRISEKLKRYKQIWASMQLEMEVTSDQLVVL; encoded by the exons ATGTGTTCCATGGAGTTGAATGACTGTGAGGAGATGGTGAAAGTGCTGGGCGCGTGTCTCTCTCAAATCAGATGGCGACTGAGGTCCTCGACAAGGCGTCGCCTCGAGACGG ATATTCTAGCACTATGCACTAGACTGAGACCTGCTGTGTTAGTGGACTATGGTGGAATTATGCCTAAGCTTCAAGAGAATTTATCCTCACTCTTACTCCTTGCCAAGAAG CAATCAAGTACATTACATCATTTGAGGGTAATGATCTTAGACGACATGGTTTACATTGTTAATGTTGAAGAACTTGCTGAGCATGTATTTCTAAGTCTCAGTTCAGGGCAGAAGCTAATTCTTGTAGATCTCGAGCAATGGCCACTGAAG ATTCTGTCACCTACAGAAGCAAATGATATTGCGTCACAGCTCTTCTCTATTCAGAAGCTATTTTCAACagtttttcgtgttggagtcgacAAAGAATCATGTATCAAGGAGAAGCATTCTGCTATACAAATTGCTGATCCTATTGATCTTAGCAGCTTTTTACATGATGCAAGAATCACTCTACCCTCTCTAAATGG GTGGCTTCTTGGTTATCCTATCACATACTTATTCAGCAAGGAATATGCTGAAAAAGCTACTCTGCATCTTTCCACCAAGTCTCTTCGTATATTCAAAATTATGGTTAGCAG GCAACAAGCATCGGGTTCTCAACTCTATGAAACTGAACTGATGAG TTTCACAGTGCCCTGTGATATGAGCCAGAGACTAGATAAAGAACCATGGATTGCTGCATTTCTCAGTCGGATATCAGAGAAACTCAAAAGATACAAGCAGATTTGGGCATCCATGCAGTTGGAGATGGAGGTCACCAGTGATCAATTGGTAGTTTTATAA
- the LOC122005703 gene encoding uncharacterized protein LOC122005703 isoform X1: MATEVLDKASPRDGLLFSSIFLFRSYCSDGIRGSNRSWFMDILALCTRLRPAVLVDYGGIMPKLQENLSSLLLLAKKQSSTLHHLRVMILDDMVYIVNVEELAEHVFLSLSSGQKLILVDLEQWPLKILSPTEANDIASQLFSIQKLFSTVFRVGVDKESCIKEKHSAIQIADPIDLSSFLHDARITLPSLNGWLLGYPITYLFSKEYAEKATLHLSTKSLRIFKIMVSRQQASGSQLYETELMSFTVPCDMSQRLDKEPWIAAFLSRISEKLKRYKQIWASMQLEMEVTSDQLVVL, encoded by the exons ATGGCGACTGAGGTCCTCGACAAGGCGTCGCCTCGAGACGGGTTACTTTTCTCCTCCATATTCCTGTTTCGTTCTTACTGTTCTGATGGAATCAGGGGCTCTAACCGGAGCTGGTTTATGG ATATTCTAGCACTATGCACTAGACTGAGACCTGCTGTGTTAGTGGACTATGGTGGAATTATGCCTAAGCTTCAAGAGAATTTATCCTCACTCTTACTCCTTGCCAAGAAG CAATCAAGTACATTACATCATTTGAGGGTAATGATCTTAGACGACATGGTTTACATTGTTAATGTTGAAGAACTTGCTGAGCATGTATTTCTAAGTCTCAGTTCAGGGCAGAAGCTAATTCTTGTAGATCTCGAGCAATGGCCACTGAAG ATTCTGTCACCTACAGAAGCAAATGATATTGCGTCACAGCTCTTCTCTATTCAGAAGCTATTTTCAACagtttttcgtgttggagtcgacAAAGAATCATGTATCAAGGAGAAGCATTCTGCTATACAAATTGCTGATCCTATTGATCTTAGCAGCTTTTTACATGATGCAAGAATCACTCTACCCTCTCTAAATGG GTGGCTTCTTGGTTATCCTATCACATACTTATTCAGCAAGGAATATGCTGAAAAAGCTACTCTGCATCTTTCCACCAAGTCTCTTCGTATATTCAAAATTATGGTTAGCAG GCAACAAGCATCGGGTTCTCAACTCTATGAAACTGAACTGATGAG TTTCACAGTGCCCTGTGATATGAGCCAGAGACTAGATAAAGAACCATGGATTGCTGCATTTCTCAGTCGGATATCAGAGAAACTCAAAAGATACAAGCAGATTTGGGCATCCATGCAGTTGGAGATGGAGGTCACCAGTGATCAATTGGTAGTTTTATAA